A single Flavobacterium sp. 1 DNA region contains:
- a CDS encoding OmpA family protein — translation MKRIYIILIVFTIQFVQAQQQDLQRANRLFDKTYYSEAIPLYEKISIKDQSKAVIQNLGDCYYYTNQYDKAQAQYSILYRSESTELNEDFHFRYAQTLKSRGKYTEANTVLRNYYQATNNNAAIEKLDKDIKILSNVTAIGERFEIVNLALNTPNSEFGGVIFGDNLVFAAVKKKPNLFDKTYKWNNEGYLNLVNIPLKNINSKDSIVNYFSKELKSPMHESNAVFTKDGKTMYFTRNNYNNGKRGKDANKISNIQIFRAELINDKWTNVVSLPFNSPGYSVEHPALSPDEKTLYFASDMPGTMGSFDIFSVSVDGLTYGVPTNLGENINTAKREQFPFVSKDNQLYFSSNGLEGYGALDIFVSDIHNNSYSKASNVGLPVNSGYDDFAYYIDSDSKEGYFSSDRPGGKGKDDIYSFKETKELLIEDCKQYIAGIITDVDSHLVLENAKIILRNSDNQDIDKAITATDGKFNFSIACESKYSLFVTKENYTENSKSLTISKERNKTNDGSMEIRSQETIKKEEELAAQQLKVAELVALEQKREADAIVLEKQKIADANTLEAKRLADLAAIQQLKKDKLEADKKQKELAEAKKKERTAAIVVAEKDVVKDKDRLIIKTDPIYFDYNMWYIRKESKKILNRVVELMKKYPEMVVEIGSHTDNRGTVKFNTTLSQNRADATRDYILEQGISKNRIQAKGYGESVPIVKCIPDNSCDEEQHELNRRSEFVIKNL, via the coding sequence ATGAAAAGAATATATATAATTCTAATTGTATTTACTATCCAATTTGTACAAGCCCAACAACAGGATTTGCAAAGAGCAAATCGTTTGTTTGACAAAACGTATTATAGTGAAGCTATTCCCTTGTATGAAAAAATCAGCATCAAAGACCAAAGTAAAGCTGTAATTCAAAATTTGGGAGATTGTTATTACTATACCAATCAATACGACAAAGCTCAAGCGCAATATTCTATTTTATACCGAAGTGAAAGTACAGAGCTTAATGAAGATTTTCATTTTAGATATGCACAAACATTAAAATCCAGAGGAAAATATACTGAAGCTAATACTGTTTTGAGAAATTATTATCAAGCTACAAATAATAATGCTGCCATCGAAAAATTAGACAAGGATATCAAAATTTTAAGCAATGTTACTGCAATTGGAGAAAGATTTGAAATTGTAAATTTAGCTTTGAATACACCAAATTCCGAATTTGGGGGAGTAATTTTTGGTGATAATTTAGTATTTGCAGCTGTAAAAAAGAAACCCAATCTATTTGATAAAACCTATAAATGGAACAATGAAGGCTATTTGAATTTAGTTAACATTCCATTGAAAAATATAAATTCAAAGGATTCTATTGTGAACTATTTTTCAAAAGAATTGAAATCGCCTATGCATGAATCTAATGCTGTTTTTACAAAAGACGGCAAAACGATGTATTTTACTCGAAACAATTATAATAATGGTAAAAGAGGAAAGGATGCAAACAAAATATCAAACATTCAGATTTTCAGAGCAGAATTAATCAATGATAAATGGACAAATGTTGTGTCATTGCCATTCAATAGTCCTGGATATTCAGTAGAACATCCTGCTTTAAGTCCAGACGAAAAAACATTATATTTTGCTTCTGATATGCCAGGAACAATGGGATCTTTTGACATTTTTAGTGTTTCTGTCGACGGTTTAACTTATGGCGTTCCAACTAATTTAGGAGAAAATATAAATACAGCCAAAAGAGAGCAGTTTCCATTTGTTTCGAAAGACAATCAATTGTATTTTTCTTCGAATGGGCTAGAAGGATATGGAGCTTTGGATATTTTTGTATCCGATATTCACAATAATTCCTATTCTAAAGCGTCGAATGTTGGACTTCCTGTAAATTCTGGTTATGACGATTTTGCTTATTATATTGACTCAGATTCCAAAGAAGGCTATTTTTCTTCGGATAGACCAGGAGGAAAAGGGAAAGATGATATTTATTCTTTTAAAGAAACCAAAGAATTGCTTATTGAAGACTGCAAACAATATATTGCTGGTATAATAACTGATGTAGATTCGCATCTTGTCTTAGAAAATGCTAAAATCATATTAAGAAATAGTGACAATCAAGACATTGATAAAGCTATAACTGCTACCGATGGAAAATTTAATTTTTCTATCGCATGTGAATCCAAGTATTCTTTATTTGTAACCAAAGAAAATTATACTGAAAATTCAAAATCACTAACTATTTCCAAAGAGAGAAACAAAACCAATGATGGCTCAATGGAAATTAGATCTCAAGAAACAATTAAAAAGGAAGAAGAATTAGCTGCACAACAATTAAAAGTTGCTGAATTAGTCGCACTGGAGCAAAAAAGAGAAGCTGATGCAATTGTTTTAGAAAAACAAAAAATAGCTGATGCTAACACTCTTGAAGCAAAAAGATTGGCAGATTTAGCTGCAATCCAACAATTGAAAAAAGACAAACTAGAAGCAGATAAAAAACAAAAAGAATTAGCTGAAGCAAAGAAAAAAGAAAGAACCGCAGCTATAGTCGTTGCCGAAAAAGATGTTGTTAAAGATAAGGACCGATTAATCATTAAAACGGATCCAATTTATTTTGATTACAACATGTGGTACATCCGAAAAGAATCTAAAAAAATTCTAAATCGTGTTGTTGAATTAATGAAAAAATATCCAGAAATGGTTGTAGAAATCGGTTCACACACTGATAATCGCGGTACTGTAAAATTCAATACTACTCTTTCTCAAAATAGAGCCGATGCAACAAGAGACTATATTTTGGAACAAGGAATTTCTAAAAATAGAATACAAGCCAAAGGATATGGAGAATCAGTTCCAATTGTAAAATGCATTCCTGATAATTCGTGTGACGAAGAACAGCACGAATTAAACAGAAGAAGTGAGTTTGTGATTAAAAATTTATAA
- a CDS encoding type IX secretion system membrane protein PorP/SprF — MKKLILFVFFFLSILKASAQQDPHFTQYMYNMSVINPAYATDTPAILNLGSLYRYQWAGIKGTPKTMTLFAHTPINDKIETGLSLISDDIGDGAKKEINLFADLAYILQLNETQKLSFGVKAGFSSISTNFNGFQLNSGDVSTDLAFAENTNQTMPNIGAGVYYFTDNYYVGLSVPNILTAEHVGSSNNQINSFGTHRVHGYLTGGYVFDINDTFKLKPAAMAIFLEGAPVSIDLTANVLYNEKFELGAAYRIGDAVSVLMNINVTPNFRIGYSYDYTISNLSQFNSGSHEIVLLYNLNLLGKGYNKSPRFF, encoded by the coding sequence ATGAAGAAATTAATACTTTTTGTGTTTTTTTTCCTTTCCATACTAAAGGCAAGCGCTCAGCAAGACCCTCATTTCACACAGTACATGTACAATATGAGTGTAATAAATCCTGCTTATGCAACAGACACACCAGCAATCCTAAATTTAGGGAGTTTGTATCGTTATCAATGGGCTGGAATTAAAGGAACTCCAAAAACGATGACCTTATTTGCACATACACCTATCAATGATAAAATTGAAACAGGTTTATCTTTAATTTCAGATGATATCGGAGATGGTGCCAAAAAAGAAATCAATTTATTTGCTGATCTTGCCTATATTCTTCAGTTGAATGAAACACAAAAACTTTCCTTTGGAGTTAAAGCAGGATTCTCGTCAATAAGTACAAATTTTAATGGTTTTCAATTAAATAGCGGGGATGTTTCTACAGATTTAGCATTTGCAGAAAACACAAATCAAACCATGCCTAATATTGGAGCAGGAGTTTATTACTTTACAGATAATTATTATGTAGGACTATCTGTTCCAAATATTCTTACTGCTGAACATGTTGGATCGTCTAACAATCAAATTAATTCTTTTGGAACTCATAGAGTTCATGGCTATTTAACAGGGGGCTATGTTTTTGATATCAATGACACATTTAAATTAAAACCAGCAGCAATGGCAATATTTTTAGAAGGAGCGCCTGTCTCTATAGATTTAACTGCGAATGTATTGTATAATGAAAAGTTCGAACTTGGAGCAGCTTATCGAATTGGCGATGCAGTAAGTGTATTAATGAATATAAATGTAACTCCTAATTTTAGAATTGGTTATTCTTATGATTATACTATTTCAAATCTTAGTCAGTTTAATTCGGGCTCACATGAAATAGTACTATTGTATAATTTGAATTTATTAGGTAAAGGATATAATAAATCGCCTAGGTTTTTCTAA
- a CDS encoding gliding motility-associated C-terminal domain-containing protein: MVRKLSFSSKFALPACLIVLFFSVFSTDMYAQCAGNNNSLTLCSSDITNISSQTIDLNVLLGSHTAGGTWSDDDNSGGLNLATGILNAQKVFESGVYHYTYTVNGVVGCITNTAMIEVTIGGYAGIPGPNNSICSSDHSYSLFQVFKGAPVLAPQSGGTWEGLDYTGGLNTVTGDLNASVPLPYNTYSYKYTINAIGSCPKVSSQIAVSIYRTPEPGTPSNLQLCSNQLSAYTNINLYNQLSGEDIGGTWSESGTSELSNSTDSTIDIQNIFNTKGPGYYSFTYTVKPPKDDRVCSDQSANVIIAIGEQLDFTGATLTVNPDPVCENDLTTTIYTGILTQGTKAIANGTYRVDYSISGVGIFTTTQIFSNGVLTFPIPTSYFSQVKDYTINVTNVTLISSPVFCSSIIGTIQDILHIYPSPKINSATLTIVPVCQGSDAIIWFSGTSNLSDGSYDIIYNLSGSNVLNGIPATMNIIGGSAKFIVQSAYIPKAGTTTIAITKITNSVTGCSNTSTLRKDFIVNPSLDLANLGITVKDACVAQPTEVTLTNLGVLTSINVTYNLTGSNNVGSKVVPLSVTSGQVKFSLPASDIPNIGLTTLNITNVTNTITGCTFAINKPIIFTVNPLPNAPVASGGPFCSADNATVANLTPQGNQYQWFDSATSTVPLASTALLHTGNYYVKEVNPTTLCESALKMIPITINTTPLIDSARLSIGQTCQSYTVRVLLGGSSNLINGNYNILYNLNGANNSTGKSAVLTLIGGGIFTFVIPATLTTNAGSTTVLITNITNPATGCTNTANISQSFITKPLPDITNMVTTIKDICQGQETNVELSGLGSLTTININYQLLGANIVNLKTLPLTVVNGKVSFVIPATDIPKVGSTTFNLTNITNTVNGCPIFMDQKTNFTVNGPPNTSNMVVIVKDGCPNQPLNVTVSGLGTLSSITLSYVVSGANTINSQTDPLTVIGGITSFTIPGSGLTTTGANSLIINGIVNLVTSCSAVIVPSPQNFAILPIPNNPVASNQGFCKENAPTAANLKPNGTQYRWYDSAGSTTPLLSNTLLVTGNYYLREVNLTTGCESNATIVSITINSVPVPTLKTDGENFCGADKPTIKNLSSNTIYTGDLTWYNAPVNGTAHANTELLTEGTTYYGIDYNPITKCVSEPLQTTVTLISCNVPPDGLTIPDGFSPNGDGVNDTFKILDIEYLFPNFSLEIFNRYGNIMFKGNINKPDWDGKNSNTSFINGDAATGVYFYIINYNKDNFSPRQGQLYLNR; this comes from the coding sequence ATGGTTCGAAAATTATCTTTCTCCTCCAAATTTGCATTACCTGCTTGTTTAATTGTTTTGTTTTTTTCTGTCTTTTCAACGGACATGTATGCTCAATGTGCCGGGAATAACAACAGCCTCACCTTATGCAGCAGTGACATAACTAATATTAGCAGTCAAACAATTGATTTGAATGTACTATTAGGGTCACATACAGCAGGAGGTACCTGGAGTGATGATGATAATTCTGGCGGGCTAAATTTAGCAACAGGTATTTTAAATGCCCAAAAAGTATTTGAAAGCGGCGTCTATCATTATACCTATACCGTAAATGGAGTTGTTGGCTGTATTACTAATACGGCTATGATAGAAGTTACTATTGGCGGATATGCTGGAATTCCGGGACCAAATAATTCTATCTGCAGTTCAGACCATTCGTATAGTTTATTTCAAGTTTTTAAAGGTGCACCTGTTTTAGCTCCACAAAGCGGAGGAACTTGGGAAGGGCTTGATTATACTGGAGGGTTAAATACTGTAACTGGTGATTTGAATGCTTCTGTTCCGCTTCCTTACAACACATATTCATACAAATACACTATAAATGCTATTGGCAGCTGCCCTAAAGTATCGTCTCAAATTGCAGTATCCATTTATCGTACTCCAGAGCCAGGCACACCCAGTAATTTACAACTGTGTTCCAACCAGCTTAGTGCGTATACAAATATAAATTTATATAATCAATTGAGCGGAGAAGATATTGGAGGAACTTGGTCAGAATCGGGAACATCTGAGCTAAGCAACAGTACTGACTCTACAATTGACATCCAAAATATATTCAACACAAAAGGTCCTGGATATTACAGTTTTACGTATACTGTAAAACCCCCAAAAGATGATCGGGTTTGCAGCGATCAGTCTGCCAATGTAATTATTGCAATTGGTGAACAGTTAGATTTTACTGGAGCAACACTAACGGTAAATCCTGATCCTGTTTGTGAAAATGATTTAACAACTACAATTTATACAGGAATTTTAACACAAGGGACAAAAGCAATTGCAAATGGGACATATAGAGTTGACTATTCAATATCAGGTGTCGGTATCTTTACTACCACTCAAATTTTTTCTAATGGTGTTTTAACATTCCCAATTCCTACGTCCTATTTTTCACAAGTTAAAGATTATACAATAAATGTAACCAATGTTACTTTGATCTCGAGTCCAGTTTTTTGTTCAAGCATTATTGGAACAATTCAAGATATATTGCACATTTATCCAAGCCCAAAGATTAATAGTGCCACTCTTACTATTGTTCCTGTTTGCCAAGGTTCGGATGCTATAATCTGGTTTTCTGGTACTTCAAATCTTTCTGATGGAAGCTATGACATTATTTACAATTTAAGCGGGAGTAATGTTCTAAACGGAATACCTGCAACAATGAATATAATTGGCGGGTCGGCTAAATTTATTGTTCAATCAGCTTATATTCCAAAAGCTGGAACCACAACAATTGCAATTACTAAAATCACTAATTCTGTTACTGGCTGTTCTAATACATCAACCCTTAGAAAAGATTTTATTGTGAATCCCTCTCTTGATCTAGCTAATTTAGGGATTACTGTTAAAGATGCCTGTGTAGCTCAACCAACTGAAGTAACTTTAACTAATTTAGGAGTATTAACTTCCATTAACGTAACTTATAACCTTACAGGAAGCAATAATGTTGGTTCCAAAGTTGTTCCCTTGAGCGTTACCTCCGGCCAAGTTAAATTTTCACTTCCAGCCAGTGATATTCCAAATATAGGATTAACCACTTTGAACATAACGAATGTAACCAATACTATAACAGGCTGTACATTTGCAATAAATAAACCAATTATTTTTACAGTTAATCCACTTCCAAATGCACCGGTGGCTTCGGGTGGACCTTTCTGTAGCGCAGATAATGCAACTGTTGCAAATTTAACCCCACAAGGAAATCAATATCAATGGTTTGATTCTGCAACAAGCACTGTTCCATTGGCAAGCACAGCTCTTTTACATACCGGAAATTATTATGTTAAAGAAGTAAATCCAACAACTCTTTGTGAATCAGCCTTAAAAATGATTCCGATAACTATTAACACTACTCCTCTAATTGACAGTGCCAGATTATCCATTGGACAAACTTGTCAATCCTATACTGTAAGAGTTTTATTAGGAGGCAGTTCAAACCTTATTAATGGTAATTATAATATTCTTTACAATTTAAATGGAGCTAATAATAGTACTGGAAAATCAGCTGTACTTACCCTAATTGGTGGTGGCATTTTTACATTTGTTATTCCAGCAACCTTGACTACAAATGCAGGATCAACGACAGTCTTAATAACAAATATTACCAATCCTGCTACTGGTTGTACAAACACCGCAAATATAAGTCAATCCTTTATAACAAAACCTTTACCTGATATTACTAACATGGTGACAACTATTAAAGATATTTGTCAAGGACAGGAGACAAACGTAGAGTTATCAGGTTTAGGGTCTTTAACTACAATCAATATTAATTATCAGTTATTGGGAGCTAATATAGTTAACTTAAAAACTCTTCCATTAACTGTTGTAAACGGAAAAGTCAGTTTTGTAATTCCGGCAACTGATATACCCAAAGTTGGATCAACCACTTTTAACTTGACAAACATTACTAATACTGTAAATGGCTGCCCAATATTCATGGATCAAAAAACTAATTTCACAGTAAACGGTCCGCCAAATACCTCTAATATGGTTGTGATTGTTAAAGATGGCTGTCCCAATCAGCCACTTAATGTTACTGTTTCTGGATTAGGAACTTTGTCTAGTATCACATTAAGTTATGTAGTATCAGGAGCTAATACCATTAATTCACAAACCGATCCATTAACTGTAATTGGAGGTATCACCAGTTTTACAATACCCGGATCAGGTCTTACTACTACGGGAGCTAATTCATTAATCATAAACGGGATAGTCAATCTGGTTACTTCTTGTTCGGCTGTAATAGTTCCTAGTCCCCAAAATTTTGCTATTTTACCAATTCCAAATAATCCAGTTGCTAGTAATCAAGGATTTTGTAAAGAAAATGCACCAACAGCAGCCAATTTGAAACCAAACGGAACACAATATAGATGGTATGATTCTGCCGGCAGTACAACACCATTGCTGTCTAACACGCTTTTGGTAACTGGAAATTACTATTTGAGAGAGGTAAATCTCACCACAGGATGTGAATCAAATGCGACAATAGTAAGTATCACAATAAACAGTGTGCCAGTACCAACGCTAAAAACTGATGGAGAAAATTTTTGCGGAGCAGATAAACCAACCATTAAAAATTTATCCAGCAATACCATTTATACCGGAGATTTAACTTGGTATAATGCACCTGTAAATGGAACTGCCCATGCTAATACTGAATTGCTTACTGAAGGAACTACTTACTATGGAATCGATTATAATCCAATTACTAAATGCGTTTCAGAACCATTGCAGACTACTGTTACATTAATCTCCTGTAACGTACCACCAGACGGCTTAACGATTCCTGATGGTTTTTCACCAAATGGAGATGGCGTTAACGATACATTTAAAATATTGGATATCGAATATCTGTTTCCAAATTTCAGCTTAGAAATATTTAATAGATATGGAAATATCATGTTCAAAGGAAATATCAATAAACCCGATTGGGATGGAAAAAATTCAAATACAAGCTTTATAAATGGTGATGCTGCTACTGGAGTGTATTTTTATATTATCAATTACAATAAAGACAACTTTTCTCCAAGACAAGGTCAACTTTATTTAAACCGATAA
- the rpsA gene encoding 30S ribosomal protein S1, with protein MSEQLKSQEEFLANFNWHNFEEGIDAVDEKNLLEFEELVSKTFIATDQEEVVEGVVVRITDRDVIVDINAKSEGVISLNEFRYNPALKVGDKVEVLIDIREDKTGQLVLSHRKARTIKSWDRVISANETGEIVNGFVKCRTKGGMIVDVFGIEAFLPGSQIDVKPIRDYDVYVNKMMEFKVVKINHEFKNVVVSHKALIEADIEVQKKEIIGQLQKGQVLEGVVKNITSYGVFIDLGGVDGLIHITDLSWSRINHPSEVLELDQKLNVVILDFDDEKTRIQLGLKQLNAHPWDALNADLKIGDKVNGKVVVIADYGAFIEVAEGVEGLIHVSEMSWSTHLRSAQDFVKVGDVVEAVILTLDRDDRKMSLGIKQLTQDPWTDITAKYPVGSKHSGIVRNFTNFGIFVELEEGIDGLIYISDLSWTKKIKHPSEFVNVGEKLDVVVLELDVDGRKLSLGHKQTTANPWDQYEDSFAVGTIHNGEISEIVDKGATVEFGEDIVAFIPTRHLEKEDGKKLKKGDSADFKVIEFNKEFKRVVASHTAIFREEEEKNVKAATENTSSASTTNAPAATLGDNNDVLAALKAKMEKSEKK; from the coding sequence ATGTCTGAACAATTAAAATCACAAGAAGAGTTTTTAGCAAATTTTAACTGGCATAACTTCGAAGAAGGTATCGATGCAGTAGATGAGAAAAACTTATTGGAATTCGAAGAACTAGTATCAAAAACTTTTATTGCAACTGACCAAGAAGAAGTAGTTGAAGGAGTAGTTGTAAGAATCACAGATAGAGACGTTATCGTTGATATCAACGCAAAATCGGAAGGTGTTATTTCATTGAACGAATTCCGTTACAACCCAGCATTAAAAGTAGGTGACAAAGTAGAAGTATTAATTGACATCCGTGAGGACAAAACTGGTCAATTGGTATTATCTCACAGAAAAGCACGTACTATCAAATCTTGGGATAGAGTTATTTCGGCTAACGAAACAGGAGAAATCGTTAATGGTTTTGTTAAATGCAGAACTAAAGGTGGTATGATTGTTGACGTTTTCGGAATTGAAGCTTTCTTACCAGGATCTCAAATTGACGTTAAGCCAATTAGAGACTACGATGTATATGTAAACAAAATGATGGAATTCAAAGTGGTAAAAATCAACCACGAATTCAAAAACGTTGTTGTTTCTCATAAAGCGCTTATTGAAGCGGATATTGAAGTACAGAAAAAAGAAATCATCGGTCAATTACAAAAAGGACAAGTATTAGAAGGTGTTGTTAAAAACATTACTTCTTATGGTGTGTTCATTGACTTAGGTGGTGTTGACGGATTAATTCATATTACTGACCTTTCTTGGAGCAGAATCAACCACCCAAGTGAAGTTCTTGAATTAGACCAAAAATTAAACGTTGTAATCCTTGATTTCGATGATGAGAAAACAAGAATTCAATTAGGATTGAAACAATTAAACGCTCACCCATGGGATGCTTTAAATGCTGATTTGAAAATTGGTGATAAAGTAAACGGTAAAGTAGTTGTAATCGCTGATTACGGTGCATTTATCGAAGTTGCTGAAGGTGTTGAAGGTTTAATCCACGTTTCTGAAATGTCATGGTCAACTCATTTACGTTCTGCTCAAGATTTCGTAAAAGTTGGAGATGTTGTTGAGGCAGTTATCTTAACATTAGATAGAGATGACCGTAAAATGTCATTAGGCATCAAACAATTGACTCAAGATCCTTGGACTGATATCACTGCTAAATACCCAGTAGGTTCTAAACATTCTGGTATCGTTAGAAACTTTACAAACTTTGGAATTTTCGTAGAATTGGAAGAAGGAATTGATGGATTGATTTATATCTCAGACCTTTCTTGGACTAAGAAAATCAAACACCCATCTGAATTTGTAAATGTTGGTGAGAAATTAGACGTAGTTGTATTAGAATTAGATGTTGATGGACGTAAATTATCTTTAGGTCACAAACAAACTACTGCTAATCCTTGGGATCAATACGAAGATTCTTTCGCTGTAGGAACTATCCACAATGGTGAAATTTCTGAAATCGTTGACAAAGGAGCTACTGTAGAATTCGGTGAAGATATCGTTGCCTTCATTCCTACTCGTCACCTTGAAAAAGAAGATGGTAAGAAATTGAAAAAAGGAGATTCTGCTGATTTCAAAGTAATTGAATTCAACAAAGAATTCAAAAGAGTAGTTGCTTCTCACACTGCTATCTTCCGTGAAGAAGAAGAGAAAAACGTGAAAGCTGCAACCGAAAATACTTCATCTGCATCTACTACAAATGCACCAGCTGCAACTTTGGGAGATAACAATGATGTATTAGCCGCATTGAAAGCTAAAATGGAAAAATCAGAGAAAAAATAA
- a CDS encoding glycosyl hydrolase family 8, whose amino-acid sequence MKKIFLFIFLASSTLAFSQIQPFPANKTYVNGLMATTKNSQDVLDSYATWKNNFVEQCTNGRYRVKFDDRSQTVSEGIGYGMLLSAYMGEKTLFDGFWLYYKGNVNGNGVMNWKINGCFEAIGQNGATDAELDVAFALIVADYQWGSTGTINYRKDAGTLIAAIKTHEVEVNTFVLKPGDAFGGSSITNPSYFAPAYYRAFGSLTNDAAFWNSVATKAYTVINNNLSKNNAVYGLVSDWCVASGDYSNEANGYANQGKAYTYDAARTPWRIAVDYLWYGTADAKIYAKKSSDFVRVNLGGSANIKDGYNQDGSLKGQWHNATFVGAFACAAMGGDNQAHLDASYIDLKNLNEPNSYFNHTLKTLYLLALTGNFYLPPTVTLANSDFTINSDAVLVYPNPSKGSFTIFSPEASIISVISPLGGVILEQKTASGNTVVDLKDKAAGVYFVKIANENKSVIKKVILE is encoded by the coding sequence ATGAAAAAAATATTCTTATTCATTTTTTTAGCATCCAGTACATTAGCATTTTCTCAAATCCAACCATTTCCTGCTAATAAAACATACGTAAATGGATTAATGGCTACCACAAAGAATAGTCAAGACGTTTTAGACAGCTATGCTACCTGGAAAAATAATTTTGTAGAACAATGTACTAATGGCCGTTATCGTGTAAAATTTGATGATCGTTCTCAAACTGTTTCAGAAGGAATTGGTTACGGAATGTTGCTTTCGGCTTACATGGGAGAAAAGACCCTTTTTGATGGATTTTGGCTATATTATAAAGGTAATGTAAATGGTAACGGTGTTATGAATTGGAAAATTAATGGCTGTTTTGAGGCTATTGGACAAAATGGCGCTACCGATGCCGAATTGGATGTAGCTTTTGCATTAATTGTAGCCGATTATCAATGGGGAAGCACTGGTACAATAAACTATAGAAAAGATGCCGGGACATTAATTGCTGCAATCAAGACTCATGAAGTTGAAGTTAATACTTTTGTACTAAAACCCGGTGATGCCTTCGGAGGAAGTTCGATAACTAATCCGTCTTATTTTGCACCTGCTTATTATAGAGCTTTTGGAAGTCTTACTAATGATGCTGCTTTTTGGAATTCAGTTGCCACAAAAGCTTATACCGTCATCAATAATAATTTGAGCAAAAACAATGCGGTTTACGGATTAGTATCTGATTGGTGCGTGGCTTCGGGCGATTATTCGAATGAAGCCAATGGTTATGCCAATCAGGGAAAAGCATATACTTATGATGCCGCGAGAACACCATGGCGTATTGCTGTTGATTATTTATGGTATGGAACAGCAGATGCCAAAATCTATGCAAAAAAATCATCAGATTTTGTTAGGGTAAATTTGGGAGGTTCTGCTAATATTAAAGATGGCTACAATCAAGATGGGAGCTTAAAGGGGCAGTGGCATAATGCTACTTTTGTGGGGGCATTTGCCTGCGCCGCAATGGGAGGTGATAATCAAGCGCATTTAGATGCTTCTTATATCGATTTAAAAAACTTGAACGAGCCTAATAGTTATTTTAATCATACCCTGAAAACGTTATATTTATTGGCTTTGACAGGTAACTTTTATTTGCCTCCAACTGTAACTTTGGCGAATTCTGACTTTACTATTAATTCGGATGCAGTTTTGGTATATCCAAATCCCAGTAAGGGCAGTTTTACTATTTTCTCGCCAGAAGCATCGATTATTTCAGTAATTTCTCCACTAGGAGGCGTCATTTTAGAACAAAAAACTGCTTCTGGAAACACTGTAGTCGATTTAAAAGATAAAGCTGCTGGTGTTTATTTTGTGAAAATTGCTAATGAGAATAAAAGTGTAATTAAAAAAGTAATTTTAGAATAA